The Ignavibacteria bacterium genome window below encodes:
- a CDS encoding glycoside hydrolase family 92 protein, giving the protein MRVAAYALFLIGFLFLHSDVFSRPDGKESAKKKTPYDYVDPFIGTKEMGHTFPGACVPFGMVQLSPETDTVQFLKDGKYNPEVYRYCAGYQYNDKTIVGFSHTHFSGTGHSDLGDFLIMPSTGKLYLNPGTWDHPEEGYRSTFSHTTEAASPGYYTVKLDKYNIKAELTASNRTGFHQYTFPKSDSAHIILDMNYGIYNYDGKVIWSSIRIENDTLVTGYRITEGWARTRYIYFAMVFSKPFKNYGYKNSTEPLYKGFWRKFNQSENFPEMAGKNIKAYFDFSTNENEKIKVKLAISSVSSEGALKNLVTEVPGWDFDFVRSQARRSWEKELNKITIAATDSVMTSFYTSMYHADISPVTYSDVDGYYRGLDNNIHKAEGYTNYTTFSLWDTYRALHPLFTIIQQKRTSGMVQSMIDHYSQSVHKLLPVWAHYGNENWCMIGYHSVPVIADAYLKGIRGFDTLKALEACIGTARKSSFQGIGDYQRLGYVPMDKLGQSASVTLEYAYDDFTISRFAGAVNKTAEENEFTKRAMNYKNIFDTSTGFMRAKDSKGNWKSPMDPLSTDGQGFIEGNAWNYSLYVPQDIKGFIGLLGGKDRLARRLDSLFTMQLDDKYFENTEDISRSGLIGNYVHGNEPSHHVPYMYNWALQPWKTQQKIHLIMNSMYRNAPDGLCGNDDCGQMSAWYIFSAMGFYPVCPGTNEYVIGSPSVNEAKITLENGKLFTIKAENYNSKNIYIQSAELNGRPYNKSYFMHEDIMHGGSLIFHMGPKPNNKWAASEDSIPFSITK; this is encoded by the coding sequence ACCCTGAGGTTTACCGCTACTGCGCAGGCTATCAGTATAACGACAAAACCATTGTGGGCTTCAGCCATACGCATTTCAGCGGAACGGGCCACTCGGATCTTGGCGACTTCCTTATTATGCCCTCAACGGGTAAACTCTATCTGAACCCCGGGACTTGGGACCACCCCGAAGAAGGCTACCGCTCCACCTTCAGCCACACAACGGAAGCTGCCTCACCCGGATACTACACTGTCAAACTGGATAAGTATAACATCAAGGCGGAGCTTACTGCTTCGAACAGAACCGGTTTCCACCAGTACACCTTCCCCAAATCCGACAGCGCCCACATCATACTCGATATGAATTACGGCATTTATAACTACGACGGCAAGGTGATCTGGAGCTCTATTAGAATTGAAAACGACACACTTGTAACTGGATACCGCATTACTGAAGGCTGGGCCCGGACGCGCTACATTTACTTTGCCATGGTTTTCTCCAAACCGTTCAAAAACTACGGCTATAAAAACAGCACCGAACCCTTGTATAAAGGCTTCTGGAGAAAGTTTAACCAGAGTGAAAATTTTCCTGAAATGGCGGGGAAAAATATTAAGGCGTATTTTGATTTCTCAACAAATGAAAATGAGAAGATTAAAGTTAAGCTCGCCATTTCATCGGTAAGTTCTGAAGGCGCCCTTAAGAATCTCGTGACTGAAGTTCCCGGATGGGACTTTGACTTTGTACGCAGCCAGGCCCGCAGGAGCTGGGAAAAAGAATTAAATAAAATTACCATTGCGGCCACAGACAGCGTTATGACAAGTTTCTACACCTCGATGTACCACGCCGATATCAGTCCCGTAACCTACAGCGACGTGGACGGATACTACAGGGGGCTTGATAACAACATACATAAGGCAGAAGGCTACACAAACTACACAACTTTCTCTTTATGGGATACATACCGGGCGCTTCATCCCCTCTTTACAATAATTCAGCAGAAGAGGACAAGCGGCATGGTGCAGTCGATGATTGACCACTACTCCCAGAGCGTGCACAAGCTTCTTCCCGTCTGGGCGCACTATGGAAACGAAAACTGGTGCATGATAGGTTACCACAGCGTGCCTGTAATTGCTGATGCGTACCTGAAGGGAATAAGGGGCTTCGATACATTAAAGGCTCTTGAGGCCTGCATAGGAACTGCCCGGAAGAGCTCCTTCCAGGGAATTGGGGACTACCAGAGGCTTGGTTATGTGCCTATGGATAAGCTCGGCCAATCGGCTTCTGTAACTCTGGAATATGCTTATGACGACTTTACAATTTCGCGGTTTGCCGGTGCCGTAAATAAAACGGCAGAAGAAAATGAGTTCACAAAAAGAGCCATGAATTACAAAAATATATTCGACACTTCAACAGGCTTTATGAGGGCAAAGGATTCCAAGGGTAACTGGAAAAGCCCGATGGATCCTTTAAGCACTGACGGGCAGGGCTTCATTGAAGGCAACGCCTGGAATTACTCACTCTACGTGCCGCAGGATATAAAGGGGTTTATTGGACTCCTTGGCGGAAAAGACAGGCTCGCCAGAAGGCTCGACTCGCTTTTTACGATGCAGCTGGACGACAAGTATTTTGAAAATACAGAAGATATCTCACGCTCGGGACTCATCGGAAACTACGTGCATGGAAACGAACCGAGCCATCACGTTCCCTATATGTACAACTGGGCGCTTCAGCCCTGGAAGACGCAGCAGAAGATTCACCTGATCATGAATTCCATGTACCGCAACGCTCCTGACGGCCTTTGCGGAAACGACGACTGCGGACAGATGTCGGCCTGGTACATCTTCAGCGCCATGGGCTTTTACCCCGTCTGCCCCGGGACAAATGAGTATGTAATAGGAAGCCCCTCGGTAAATGAGGCTAAGATTACCCTCGAGAATGGGAAATTGTTTACAATAAAGGCAGAAAATTACAATAGTAAGAATATTTACATTCAGTCTGCCGAGTTAAACGGCAGGCCGTATAACAAAAGCTACTTCATGCATGAAGACATAATGCATGGCGGAAGCCTCATATTCCACATGGGCCCAAAGCCAAATAATAAATGGGCGGCTTCTGAAGACTCCATTCCCTTTTCCATTACAAAATGA